Proteins encoded together in one Planctopirus ephydatiae window:
- a CDS encoding type IV pilus modification PilV family protein, translating to MKTLLPLLRSARTFNRSIKAQGSQARAGVTLSEVLISLMIMGIGIVGLASLFPISVLKSVAATNMTNSAILSYNVRGLRNALSQVNTGAALWQPGLTATSITDNPARPTFILPSNPITRSQFPRLVFGCSTSGVLGNTEPVWASTGPITAADGTIWQPVSIANGYVVDPLGSFRMADVLAPNAGRFYGNDGTNALTVVPRFTAGATTLLQASQIATLPDSWLLQVESVDFTSADNGDGTFTLTFTDQTGLNQIVNPALTPGRLVMFDADMRRVEVRPIITTPAPTSTTLSFRGAVSAGFIPVKIRIETQELRYTWLTTTRVKADGTRNSDAVVFFRRQFGINDERIQGAFFASYVDTSGAASSVIIVKYDENDPPKWKKGGYILDAGRMRWYRISLLEEAFASLAAAKPADYPAASFYPTGLSTGSGTSFARIRIEGRVFENANDGSAIIMPNVVDVFPLNPISIRDVQ from the coding sequence ATGAAAACATTACTTCCGCTCCTTCGGTCTGCCCGAACTTTCAATCGGTCCATCAAAGCACAGGGTTCACAAGCCCGTGCAGGTGTGACGCTGAGTGAAGTCCTCATCTCGCTGATGATCATGGGGATTGGTATTGTCGGTCTGGCCTCACTCTTCCCAATCAGCGTGCTGAAGTCGGTCGCAGCCACCAATATGACCAACTCGGCCATCCTGAGTTACAACGTCCGCGGGCTGCGGAATGCACTCAGTCAGGTCAACACGGGCGCTGCACTCTGGCAGCCCGGGTTGACAGCGACATCCATCACCGACAATCCCGCTCGACCCACATTTATATTGCCCAGCAACCCCATCACCCGTTCACAGTTTCCACGCCTGGTCTTTGGTTGCAGCACCAGTGGTGTTCTGGGAAATACGGAACCTGTCTGGGCCAGTACCGGGCCCATTACAGCGGCTGACGGGACGATCTGGCAGCCAGTTTCCATTGCCAATGGCTATGTGGTGGATCCCCTGGGTTCCTTCCGCATGGCGGATGTCTTGGCACCCAATGCCGGTCGATTTTACGGAAATGATGGAACCAACGCCCTGACTGTTGTTCCCCGCTTCACGGCAGGTGCCACCACCTTATTGCAGGCGAGCCAGATCGCGACATTGCCCGACAGCTGGCTATTGCAGGTGGAATCGGTGGATTTTACTTCGGCCGATAACGGCGATGGGACATTTACTCTCACATTCACCGATCAGACGGGCCTGAACCAGATTGTGAATCCGGCCCTCACTCCCGGGCGTCTGGTGATGTTCGATGCCGACATGCGCCGTGTCGAAGTTCGGCCGATCATTACGACACCTGCCCCCACTTCGACCACGCTCTCTTTCCGTGGGGCGGTCTCGGCCGGCTTCATACCCGTCAAGATTCGTATCGAAACACAAGAATTGCGGTACACCTGGCTGACGACGACCCGCGTGAAGGCCGATGGTACACGAAACTCGGATGCTGTGGTTTTCTTCCGCCGCCAGTTTGGCATCAATGACGAACGGATTCAGGGAGCGTTCTTCGCCTCGTATGTCGATACTTCCGGCGCAGCGTCCTCGGTCATTATCGTCAAGTACGATGAGAATGATCCTCCCAAATGGAAGAAAGGTGGCTACATCCTCGATGCGGGCCGCATGCGGTGGTATCGCATTTCACTGCTTGAAGAAGCTTTTGCCAGTCTGGCGGCTGCCAAACCTGCCGACTATCCCGCTGCCTCGTTTTACCCCACCGGCCTTTCGACAGGATCAGGCACCAGCTTTGCCCGCATCCGAATTGAGGGGCGTGTGTTTGAAAATGCCAATGATGGATCGGCCATCATCATGCCCAATGTCGTCGATGTTTTTCCGCTGAATCCAATCTCTATTCGAGATGTGCAGTAA
- a CDS encoding pilus assembly FimT family protein encodes MFVKHVILAIGRKPVQRISERRGFTLIELLVVISILVTLLVITATMVRLSLDGDKVRAGARQIQSFLNGARDRAIYAKAPVGVRFIKSPNNDRTITSMVYIQPGELWSDGTIELRRDESDLTSTDVRVVAEAAGTNWANLIARQRFPSDIRIRIPKGSQGTWYRATLDTSAGQIRLRLTTPFRLPAETPSGTLQAFAAGRDGVTTYDLQLDPVPFVGQKPVFLPAGVVVHLDRSSRNIDNLATASNRGNILPTAWRDGSVNPPRYSNQIDIMFSPSGTVIGQAATAGLLHLYVGTQKDADLDRLAWEGGSAAETEDSENRGDKYFVSVATRTGAVSVHELGYGSGSDRLLYAETGEGAGK; translated from the coding sequence ATGTTTGTTAAACACGTGATATTGGCGATCGGTCGAAAGCCGGTTCAGAGAATCTCTGAGCGACGCGGCTTTACACTGATCGAACTGCTGGTCGTGATCTCGATTCTGGTCACGCTCCTGGTCATCACTGCGACCATGGTGCGGCTGAGCCTCGATGGTGACAAAGTCCGTGCCGGCGCCAGGCAGATTCAGTCGTTCCTCAATGGTGCCCGGGATCGGGCCATTTATGCTAAAGCACCCGTGGGTGTGCGTTTCATCAAGAGTCCTAATAACGACCGCACGATTACCAGCATGGTCTATATTCAGCCCGGTGAGTTATGGTCGGATGGAACAATTGAATTGCGACGGGATGAGTCGGATCTGACTTCAACAGATGTTCGAGTAGTGGCTGAAGCGGCAGGAACGAACTGGGCCAATCTTATTGCCCGCCAGCGATTTCCTAGTGACATTCGCATTCGAATTCCAAAAGGAAGCCAGGGAACGTGGTATCGAGCGACCTTGGATACCAGTGCCGGCCAGATTCGCTTACGGCTTACCACTCCCTTCCGACTCCCAGCAGAAACACCTTCAGGAACACTTCAAGCCTTTGCTGCTGGTCGGGATGGTGTGACAACCTATGATTTGCAACTCGATCCGGTTCCGTTCGTGGGCCAAAAGCCCGTCTTTCTGCCAGCAGGTGTGGTCGTGCATCTGGATCGATCCTCGCGGAATATCGACAATCTCGCCACGGCCTCGAATCGGGGGAACATACTCCCGACAGCGTGGCGCGATGGTTCAGTCAATCCACCTCGCTACAGCAACCAGATTGACATCATGTTCTCACCCAGTGGAACCGTCATTGGACAGGCAGCCACAGCAGGCTTACTGCACTTGTATGTAGGGACCCAGAAAGATGCCGATCTGGATCGCCTGGCCTGGGAAGGCGGCTCTGCTGCCGAAACAGAAGACAGCGAGAATCGAGGCGATAAATATTTTGTCAGTGTGGCAACCCGCACGGGCGCGGTTTCTGTGCATGAATTGGGATACGGGTCAGGGAGCGATCGCTTGCTGTATGCCGAAACTGGTGAAGGAGCCGGTAAATGA
- a CDS encoding prepilin-type N-terminal cleavage/methylation domain-containing protein: MIHPFHQFDFHSSPTGVVARCANRISSNSSRPPHTRGSQNRRSGFTIIELLVVIGLILLMISIFAAVFGNTILTARERATQATILKIDGLLQQRLESFNRAVDKALEQGTNNQRYFRQVRADLGISSANTNNYIPAMKVLARKMLLKQTFPQSFSELPSNHPLLTSTAYVSANHKVETESSALLYYALTQAQVFGLPPVSPDNFSSNEVRDTDGDGLLEFIDSWGEPLRFYRWPTALVRNTTSGTTATLAVANDSLTYASGTIDRQYALVLIPDLPASTGTNLDPLGVDPDDGYGRIQSMLLGLGQSDAAFRNNYHQLDTFFTPLIVSAGPGKVLGLQEPHTTTGRLGLPASRDDLLDDISNFNNRR, translated from the coding sequence ATGATCCATCCGTTTCACCAATTCGATTTTCATAGTTCACCAACTGGCGTCGTCGCCCGCTGTGCGAACAGAATTTCGTCGAATTCCAGCCGCCCGCCTCATACTCGCGGTTCGCAGAATCGCCGGTCAGGCTTTACCATCATTGAATTGCTGGTGGTGATCGGCCTGATCCTGCTGATGATTTCAATTTTTGCCGCCGTCTTTGGGAATACGATCCTGACTGCCCGTGAGCGGGCGACTCAGGCCACAATTCTCAAAATCGATGGTCTTCTGCAGCAGAGGCTGGAATCGTTTAACCGCGCTGTTGATAAAGCCCTGGAGCAGGGAACGAATAACCAGAGATACTTTCGGCAGGTGCGTGCGGATCTGGGGATCAGTAGTGCGAACACCAACAACTACATCCCGGCGATGAAAGTCCTTGCCCGGAAGATGCTCCTGAAGCAGACGTTTCCCCAGTCGTTCAGCGAGTTACCCTCGAATCATCCCCTGTTGACATCAACAGCCTATGTGAGTGCCAATCATAAAGTCGAAACCGAATCATCGGCACTGCTTTACTATGCCCTCACTCAAGCCCAGGTTTTTGGATTACCCCCTGTCAGCCCAGATAACTTCTCGAGTAACGAAGTTCGGGATACCGACGGTGACGGACTCCTGGAGTTCATCGATTCGTGGGGTGAACCATTGCGGTTCTATCGTTGGCCGACAGCACTTGTCCGCAATACGACCAGCGGCACCACAGCCACCTTGGCAGTAGCCAACGACTCGCTCACATACGCATCTGGCACAATTGATCGCCAGTATGCCCTCGTACTGATTCCTGATCTGCCGGCATCGACGGGCACGAATCTCGACCCCTTAGGTGTTGATCCTGATGATGGTTACGGCCGGATTCAATCCATGCTACTCGGGCTGGGCCAAAGCGATGCAGCTTTTCGTAATAACTACCACCAGCTCGATACGTTCTTTACCCCTCTCATCGTTTCCGCAGGGCCGGGGAAAGTGCTGGGTTTGCAGGAGCCGCATACCACTACAGGGCGACTTGGCTTGCCGGCATCACGCGATGATTTACTGGATGATATTTCGAACTTCAACAACCGTCGCTGA
- a CDS encoding type II secretion system protein, which yields MFLKTNPYSLRYAGRGCDSSTQSEGGSSGPRAGFTLIELLAVIVVISILIALLLPAINGARRRATIAQVRTEISAIESACVAFEKEYGIHPPSRIVIPQTAALWATPADGGVAPNLYTAQEIRESKAIIRQFWPQFDFAYTAGAPDIDGDGTTGGNAIVLSNAECLAFFLGGLHEKTVEGSTTLWRAIGFSKDPAAPFRRGTGPRTTPYYEHPASRYTDLDGDNLPELVDPISGQGTPYFYAAATNGKYGVLTYGPQGNSANYPILPYAQDKANKSAWNAKSFQIISPGYDQRFGPGGPFQPDAGTPLPGYAATDIPSAVWAPGITGPVSVADREAEFDNITNFASGTLGGR from the coding sequence ATGTTCCTGAAAACCAACCCCTACAGCCTTCGCTATGCCGGGCGCGGATGCGATTCTAGTACACAGTCAGAAGGTGGCTCTTCTGGGCCTCGTGCGGGCTTCACGTTGATTGAACTGCTCGCTGTGATTGTGGTGATCTCAATACTGATTGCTCTCCTGTTGCCAGCCATCAACGGCGCCCGCCGCAGGGCGACGATTGCTCAGGTACGTACAGAAATCAGTGCGATCGAATCGGCCTGCGTCGCCTTTGAGAAAGAGTATGGTATCCATCCTCCCAGCCGCATTGTGATTCCACAGACAGCGGCACTCTGGGCGACTCCGGCGGATGGTGGTGTTGCACCGAATTTGTACACGGCTCAAGAAATTCGCGAATCCAAAGCCATTATTCGCCAGTTCTGGCCACAATTTGACTTCGCCTACACGGCTGGTGCCCCGGATATCGACGGCGATGGCACTACCGGCGGGAATGCGATTGTACTCTCGAATGCCGAATGCCTGGCCTTCTTCCTGGGGGGGTTACACGAAAAGACAGTTGAAGGTTCGACGACATTATGGCGGGCGATTGGTTTTTCGAAAGACCCTGCCGCCCCATTCCGACGTGGAACTGGCCCGCGTACGACTCCCTACTACGAACATCCTGCAAGTCGCTATACCGATCTTGACGGTGATAATCTGCCAGAACTTGTCGATCCCATCTCAGGGCAGGGAACTCCCTATTTTTATGCAGCCGCCACGAACGGTAAGTATGGCGTCTTGACTTACGGCCCCCAGGGGAACTCTGCGAACTACCCCATTCTCCCCTATGCACAGGACAAAGCCAATAAATCAGCCTGGAATGCTAAATCGTTCCAGATCATTTCTCCGGGGTATGATCAGAGGTTCGGGCCGGGTGGGCCGTTCCAGCCTGATGCAGGGACACCATTGCCAGGTTACGCTGCGACCGACATTCCTTCGGCTGTCTGGGCACCGGGAATCACCGGGCCTGTGAGTGTGGCAGACCGTGAAGCGGAATTTGATAACATTACCAACTTTGCTTCGGGAACCCTCGGTGGTCGCTAG
- a CDS encoding type II secretion system F family protein, translating into MPTFMYEAMDNKGMEVKDTIEAATEQEAQSKIRERGFYVTKISEKGRTKKKDASVAKDGKKKPNARKKGTFSIGGVGAKQLCTFTRQLSTLQDAGLPILRSLRILEVQAKPGALKNSLMGVIEDIESGSTLSEAMGKQPKAFDNLYVNMVRAGEAGGALEVILQRLAEFKERQQSLKRKVQGAMIYPAAVITVATLIVGFIMYWIIPKFKKIFDDFGTKLPLMTTVLIDTSSAVVNYWYLGPVIPISIWLLIKIIKKNKTGAFVIDWISLRIPMLGLILKKSIIARTCRTLGTLVASGVPILEALSITRDTAGNAVFVKAFEHVNAAIREGESMAVPLRETKIYDEIVVNMVDVGEETGALDNMLYKVADVYDEEVGVLVEGLINMLEPLMVVVLGLIVGFIVIALFMPLIQLLNDLS; encoded by the coding sequence ATGCCCACCTTCATGTACGAAGCGATGGACAACAAGGGCATGGAAGTCAAGGATACAATTGAAGCCGCCACCGAACAGGAGGCTCAATCGAAAATCCGTGAGCGTGGCTTCTATGTCACTAAGATCTCTGAAAAAGGTCGCACCAAGAAAAAAGACGCAAGCGTTGCCAAGGATGGGAAGAAAAAACCCAACGCCCGCAAGAAGGGAACGTTCTCGATTGGTGGGGTAGGTGCCAAGCAGCTTTGCACCTTTACACGGCAGTTGTCGACACTTCAGGATGCTGGTCTACCCATTCTTCGAAGCTTGCGAATTCTGGAAGTGCAGGCCAAACCTGGTGCCCTCAAGAACTCCTTGATGGGGGTCATTGAAGATATTGAATCCGGTAGCACTCTTTCGGAAGCCATGGGTAAGCAACCCAAAGCTTTTGATAACCTTTACGTGAACATGGTGCGGGCCGGTGAAGCCGGTGGTGCGTTGGAAGTGATTCTGCAGCGACTCGCAGAATTCAAAGAGCGGCAGCAAAGCCTGAAGCGTAAAGTTCAGGGTGCCATGATCTATCCGGCGGCGGTGATCACCGTGGCCACGCTGATCGTGGGCTTCATTATGTACTGGATTATCCCGAAGTTCAAAAAGATCTTCGACGACTTCGGTACCAAACTGCCACTCATGACGACCGTCCTCATCGATACGAGTAGTGCGGTCGTAAACTACTGGTACCTGGGGCCAGTCATTCCGATTTCGATCTGGCTGCTGATTAAGATTATCAAAAAGAACAAAACCGGCGCGTTCGTTATCGACTGGATCTCACTCCGCATTCCGATGCTGGGGCTGATCTTGAAGAAGTCAATTATCGCGAGAACGTGCCGCACGCTGGGAACGCTCGTGGCCTCAGGTGTACCCATCCTGGAAGCGTTGTCGATTACGCGTGATACCGCTGGAAACGCCGTGTTCGTGAAGGCTTTCGAGCACGTCAATGCGGCCATTCGCGAAGGGGAATCGATGGCTGTTCCTCTCAGAGAAACAAAGATTTACGACGAGATCGTCGTCAATATGGTCGACGTCGGTGAAGAAACGGGAGCACTCGACAACATGCTCTACAAAGTCGCCGATGTCTATGACGAAGAAGTGGGCGTGCTGGTCGAAGGTCTGATCAACATGCTTGAACCACTCATGGTCGTGGTGCTGGGCTTGATTGTGGGTTTCATTGTGATTGCCCTCTTCATGCCTCTGATTCAGTTGCTGAACGACCTGTCCTGA
- a CDS encoding GspE/PulE family protein gives MAQRKLGQILVDLGYISEDQLWDVLEEQKRSPGEIIGQVAIRMGLVTEAQVTEALAEQWGMPVVNLGETTIPPRAIEMVPQTMAELYKIMPISLKDNVLTVAMADPQNVAALDDLRNFLGAEVRGAISNLKDVEAAIARYYADKQDSIEDLITSMEESYGGTGGQNSREYNLDEAELADAAPIRKLLNMILLLAIKDQASDIHFEPFEDEFKVRVKADGMLYEMVPPPRHLANAIVSRIKIMSDLDIAERRMPQDGRIELNVGGNSVDLRVSILPTLFGEAVVMRVLDRTVVQLDLNKIGMDANTLTRFRSMIKRPNGIVLVTGPTGSGKTTTLYSALNELNDVETKIITTEDPIEYEIEGLLQVPVNHDIGVTFATVLRAILRHDPDTILVGEIRDYETAEVSVQSALTGHLVFSTLHTNDAPSAITRLRDMGVPPFLITACVEAVLAQRLVRRICTECRTKFDPSDELLMELQLPIQQARKYNFYYGKGCQRCNNSGYKGRCGIYELLDVTDDIRDLIAANASVDDIRNFARSQGMTTLREAGLKLIFDGVTTIDEIVRETITEDGEG, from the coding sequence ATGGCACAGCGTAAACTCGGACAGATTCTGGTCGACCTGGGGTACATTTCAGAGGATCAGCTCTGGGATGTGCTTGAGGAGCAGAAGCGCAGTCCGGGCGAGATTATCGGCCAGGTAGCGATCCGTATGGGTCTGGTGACCGAAGCACAGGTCACGGAAGCTCTGGCGGAACAATGGGGGATGCCAGTTGTCAATCTGGGAGAAACGACAATCCCACCCCGCGCCATTGAAATGGTCCCCCAGACAATGGCTGAACTTTACAAGATCATGCCCATTTCTCTGAAGGATAATGTGCTGACAGTCGCCATGGCCGACCCCCAGAATGTGGCGGCTCTGGATGATTTGCGGAATTTTCTGGGAGCCGAAGTCCGCGGTGCAATTTCGAACTTGAAGGATGTCGAAGCGGCTATTGCCCGCTATTACGCCGACAAGCAGGATAGTATTGAAGATCTGATTACCTCGATGGAGGAATCTTATGGAGGGACCGGCGGCCAGAACAGCCGCGAATACAATCTCGACGAAGCCGAACTGGCAGATGCCGCACCGATTCGTAAGCTGCTGAACATGATTCTGCTGCTGGCCATTAAGGATCAGGCCAGCGACATTCACTTTGAGCCGTTTGAAGACGAGTTCAAGGTGCGTGTGAAAGCGGACGGGATGCTCTATGAAATGGTGCCTCCTCCCCGGCACCTGGCAAATGCCATTGTCAGTCGAATCAAGATTATGAGTGATCTGGATATTGCGGAACGGCGGATGCCTCAAGACGGTCGAATCGAGCTGAACGTGGGTGGAAACAGTGTGGATTTGCGAGTCAGTATTCTGCCCACATTGTTTGGCGAAGCGGTCGTTATGCGAGTGCTGGACCGAACGGTCGTGCAGCTCGATCTGAACAAGATTGGGATGGATGCCAATACGCTGACACGCTTTCGCAGCATGATCAAGCGGCCGAACGGAATTGTGCTGGTGACGGGGCCGACAGGTTCTGGCAAAACGACTACGCTCTATTCCGCTTTGAACGAACTTAACGACGTTGAAACCAAGATCATTACCACAGAAGACCCGATTGAATATGAAATCGAGGGTCTGCTGCAGGTACCTGTAAACCATGACATCGGGGTGACTTTCGCGACGGTGCTGCGGGCGATTCTGCGTCACGATCCCGACACCATTCTGGTGGGTGAGATTCGCGACTACGAAACAGCTGAAGTTTCGGTTCAATCGGCACTCACAGGCCACCTGGTCTTCAGTACGCTGCATACCAACGATGCACCATCGGCAATTACGCGACTGCGGGATATGGGTGTTCCACCCTTCCTGATTACGGCTTGTGTTGAAGCAGTGCTGGCTCAACGGCTGGTGCGGCGAATCTGCACAGAATGCCGCACCAAGTTTGATCCGAGTGATGAATTGCTGATGGAGTTGCAACTGCCGATTCAGCAGGCTCGTAAATACAACTTTTACTACGGTAAAGGTTGTCAGCGTTGTAACAACTCGGGCTACAAAGGCCGCTGCGGAATTTATGAACTGCTGGATGTCACAGACGATATCCGCGATCTGATTGCGGCGAACGCTTCTGTGGACGATATCCGTAATTTTGCCCGCTCGCAGGGGATGACCACTTTGCGAGAGGCGGGATTGAAGCTGATTTTTGACGGGGTGACGACGATTGATGAAATCGTAAGGGAAACAATTACGGAAGATGGCGAAGGCTAA
- a CDS encoding type IV pilus twitching motility protein PilT translates to MAFLQIDKLLETVVRERVSDLHITTGQPPVVRVSGHMVRLDTKSLEPEDTVALMKSITPERNQQELQEVGGTDFGFAFGDKARFRVAVFKQRGHIGMVLRRIPNEFLSFEQLGLPPIIRDLIRRPRGLFLVTGPTGSGKTTSLASMINYLNDNDDAHIITLEDPIEYYHQHKKATINQREVGVDVPDFPEALRRALRMDPDIILVGEMRDLATISSAITAAETGHVVFGTLHTTGAQGTVDRIIDVFPTNQQEQIRTQLSTSIIGILSQALLPRKPKGVVAAYELLVVTPAIANLIREAKTYRINSAIQTGRKFGMQLLDDALFNLWKNQICEEDDVVVRSNQPGELKARIARAKKGLLDDEPEGDEDEE, encoded by the coding sequence ATGGCTTTTCTGCAAATCGACAAACTGTTGGAAACAGTGGTTCGCGAGCGTGTCAGCGACTTGCACATCACGACTGGTCAGCCTCCCGTGGTGCGTGTCAGTGGTCACATGGTGCGGCTGGATACCAAATCGCTGGAGCCTGAAGACACAGTCGCTCTGATGAAGAGTATTACTCCCGAGCGTAATCAACAGGAGCTCCAGGAGGTTGGTGGAACTGACTTCGGATTTGCGTTTGGTGATAAGGCTCGATTTCGCGTGGCTGTGTTCAAGCAGCGCGGCCACATCGGCATGGTGCTGCGGCGAATTCCCAACGAGTTTCTTTCGTTTGAACAACTTGGATTGCCCCCGATCATTCGTGATCTGATCCGCAGGCCGCGAGGTTTGTTTCTTGTGACCGGGCCCACTGGTTCGGGCAAGACCACCTCTCTGGCCAGTATGATCAACTATCTGAATGACAACGATGATGCGCACATCATCACGCTGGAAGATCCGATCGAGTATTACCATCAGCATAAAAAGGCAACGATCAATCAGCGCGAAGTCGGTGTCGATGTCCCTGATTTTCCAGAAGCACTCCGACGCGCGCTGCGTATGGATCCGGACATTATTCTCGTAGGTGAAATGCGTGACCTGGCGACGATTTCTTCGGCGATTACCGCAGCCGAAACAGGCCACGTGGTTTTTGGAACGTTGCACACCACGGGTGCTCAGGGAACAGTGGATCGAATTATCGACGTGTTTCCGACCAACCAGCAGGAACAGATTCGAACCCAGCTCTCGACTTCGATTATCGGGATTCTTTCACAAGCGCTGTTGCCGCGAAAACCCAAGGGTGTGGTGGCTGCTTATGAACTTCTCGTGGTGACACCTGCGATTGCGAACCTGATTCGTGAAGCGAAGACTTATCGTATTAACTCAGCCATTCAGACAGGGCGCAAGTTCGGAATGCAGCTTCTGGACGATGCGCTCTTCAATCTGTGGAAGAACCAGATCTGCGAAGAAGACGACGTGGTGGTTCGATCCAATCAACCGGGCGAATTGAAAGCCCGTATTGCCCGGGCCAAGAAGGGATTGCTGGATGATGAACCTGAAGGCGACGAGGACGAGGAATAA
- a CDS encoding GspE/PulE family protein — MADDYLRKLIKDGLISKDQLGEAEDLARSMGISISDALIKLGYVGASELGQRQAAAFGYQYVSLDGMEISSSVIGLLPESVARENIVIPLAMDDDRLKIAISDPMNYEVLDKLRFLLNRDIDLAVASKESIQNAINRHYGQSETESVDSILLEFTETAIDFTATDIPSSAATTAEENAPIVRLANLIVSEAVNMRASDIHIEPFEDKVRVRYRIDGVLVERDSPPKRLHSALISRFKIMGNMDIAEKRRPQDGRIKTRINGQDFDLRVSILPTGFGQAIVMRILDRNNIKVGIRSLGLSDENYRRFNNTIRRPNGIFLVTGPTGSGKTTTLYSALGEMNRPDKKIITAEDPVEYYLPGINQVEVKADIGLNFARIIRAMLRQAPNIILVGEIRDAETAQMAIQASLTGHLVFSTLHTNDAPSSITRLIDMGVEPFLVASSIVAIMAQRLVRTVCPKCKEPYAPDPSEIAHFALTPEQVASANFMRGKGCNHCQQSGYRGRAAVFELMMMNSTLREMTFKGEPSQSLRRQARLFGMKTLVEDAVDKALIGKSTLLEAYKLDKGSGH; from the coding sequence ATGGCGGATGATTACCTTCGCAAACTGATCAAGGATGGTCTCATCAGTAAGGATCAGCTTGGTGAAGCAGAGGACCTCGCCCGCAGTATGGGGATCTCGATTTCTGATGCCCTGATAAAATTGGGGTATGTGGGAGCCAGCGAGTTAGGCCAGAGGCAGGCCGCCGCTTTTGGCTACCAGTACGTCAGTCTGGACGGGATGGAGATCTCCAGTAGTGTGATCGGGCTGCTTCCGGAATCGGTTGCTCGCGAAAATATTGTGATCCCATTGGCGATGGACGACGACCGGTTGAAGATCGCGATCAGCGACCCGATGAATTATGAAGTGCTTGATAAACTCCGATTTCTGCTGAACCGCGATATTGATCTGGCAGTGGCATCCAAAGAATCGATTCAAAATGCCATTAATCGGCATTATGGCCAGAGTGAAACGGAATCTGTCGATTCGATTCTGCTGGAGTTCACCGAAACAGCCATCGATTTTACCGCGACGGACATTCCCTCATCGGCTGCCACGACAGCCGAGGAGAATGCCCCGATTGTCCGTTTGGCAAATCTGATTGTCAGCGAGGCAGTGAACATGCGTGCCTCCGACATTCATATTGAGCCCTTCGAAGACAAGGTGCGTGTTCGCTACCGGATCGACGGCGTGCTGGTCGAACGAGACAGCCCCCCCAAACGCCTGCATTCGGCACTGATTTCCCGTTTCAAGATTATGGGAAATATGGATATTGCCGAAAAACGCCGGCCTCAGGACGGACGAATCAAGACCCGCATCAATGGCCAGGATTTTGACCTGCGAGTCAGTATTCTCCCCACTGGTTTTGGCCAGGCCATCGTGATGCGAATCCTCGATCGCAACAATATTAAGGTGGGGATCCGCAGCCTGGGATTGTCGGACGAAAACTACCGCAGGTTCAACAACACGATTCGACGTCCGAATGGAATCTTTCTGGTGACAGGACCGACCGGTTCTGGGAAGACCACCACTTTGTACAGTGCGCTGGGCGAAATGAACCGGCCGGACAAGAAAATCATCACGGCTGAAGATCCCGTCGAGTATTACCTGCCCGGGATCAATCAGGTCGAAGTGAAGGCCGACATTGGATTGAACTTTGCGCGCATTATTCGTGCGATGTTACGGCAAGCTCCGAATATCATTCTGGTGGGGGAAATTCGAGATGCCGAGACTGCTCAGATGGCAATTCAGGCTTCTTTAACTGGACACTTGGTTTTCAGTACTCTTCACACGAACGACGCACCCAGTTCTATTACACGCCTGATCGACATGGGGGTCGAGCCGTTCCTGGTGGCGTCATCGATTGTGGCCATTATGGCCCAGCGACTGGTGCGTACCGTGTGCCCGAAGTGCAAAGAGCCGTATGCACCCGACCCCAGCGAAATTGCACACTTTGCTCTGACGCCAGAACAAGTTGCGTCGGCGAACTTTATGCGAGGCAAGGGGTGTAATCACTGCCAGCAATCGGGTTATCGCGGCCGAGCCGCTGTGTTCGAGCTCATGATGATGAATTCGACATTGCGTGAAATGACATTTAAGGGAGAACCTTCCCAGTCACTGCGGAGACAGGCACGCTTGTTTGGCATGAAGACCCTTGTCGAAGATGCCGTCGATAAGGCATTGATCGGAAAGTCAACTCTGCTTGAGGCTTATAAGCTGGATAAGGGGAGTGGCCACTAG